The Rhizobium sp. NXC24 genomic sequence TTTCCACAGCAATGATGCTCAGCTGGCTCGGCGAACAGCGGAAGCTTCCGCATTTCGAAGCTGCAGGCGCGGAGATCGAGCGTGCCGTGGATGAAGTTCTCGCTGATCCGGCCAAGCGCACCCGCGATCTCGGCGGCAACACGAACACCGACACGTTCGGCAGGTTCGTCGCGCAGGCGGTGAACAACGGAGGTTCCGCCAAGAAGGTCGCCAACGCTTAGCAGCAATTGGCTTTCTGGCCTCTGGCTGGCCAGTTTGGATTTCCCGGGGACGCACGGTGCGCCCTCGGGTTCGCCCGCCCGGAGGAGATTGCTCGGGCGCATCTTTGGGAGAAGAACAAATGAACTCTTTTATCGGCCCGAAAGGGCTCGCGACGGCTGCCGTGCTGTCCCTCCTCACTTCCGCAGCTTTCGCCCAGGAGGTCCCCGCCGGGTACCCGGCCGATTACAGCGCCATCATCGAAGCTGCCAAGAAGGAAGGCACCGTTTCAGTCTACACCTCGACCGACTCTGAACAGTCGCAGAAGCTTCAGGACGCATTTACGAAAAAGTATGGCATCAAGATCGCTTACAACGACCTTGGTACCAACGGTGCATATAACCAGGTCATTTCAGAAGCTGCAGCAGGTCAAACCACGGCAGACGTGGTGTGGAGTTCCGCAATGGACCTGCAGATGACGCTCGTACAGGACGGCTACGCCGACGAGTACGCTTCCCCTGAAGCTGGCAAGCTCCCGAGCTGGGCAAACTACAAGAACGTGCTTTACGCAACGACGGTCGAGCCAATCGGCGTGATCTTCAACACCAAGGCACTGACGGAAGACAAGCTTCCGAAGACCTACGCCGATATGATCACCTTCCTGAAGGACAACAAGTCCACACTTCAGGGCAAAGTTGCCACCTTCGATCCGGAAAAGAGCGGCTCGGGCTTCCTGCATCATTCTAACGATGCGCGCAACCGCAAGGACTTTTGGGACCTCGCCAAGGCAATGGGCGATGATGGTGCCAAGATCTA encodes the following:
- a CDS encoding ABC transporter substrate-binding protein produces the protein MNSFIGPKGLATAAVLSLLTSAAFAQEVPAGYPADYSAIIEAAKKEGTVSVYTSTDSEQSQKLQDAFTKKYGIKIAYNDLGTNGAYNQVISEAAAGQTTADVVWSSAMDLQMTLVQDGYADEYASPEAGKLPSWANYKNVLYATTVEPIGVIFNTKALTEDKLPKTYADMITFLKDNKSTLQGKVATFDPEKSGSGFLHHSNDARNRKDFWDLAKAMGDDGAKIYSSSGGMKETVVSGENVIAINIIGSYALKWAKESPNLGVHFATDYTPAFSRLIMKTKEAPHPNAAKLFIDFMLSAEGQALLSESGLPSVREDVTAGLNIKTLNERVGGGLKPIAVDEGVLEYMDQMKRVQFLNDWKAALGR